A genome region from Oceanococcus sp. HetDA_MAG_MS8 includes the following:
- a CDS encoding ATP-binding protein — MIERNLRQQIDVALSESPAVAILGPRQVGKTTLARRIAESRDSIYLDLESERDLAKLTDPESYLRNHSEKLVIIDEIQRSPGLFQCLRGLIDESRARGRKSGLYLLLGSASMELLRQSGESLAGRIRYLELPILHAGEVQPEQQDLLWVRGGFPDSLLASSDGASLRWRQDFIRTYLERDIPQLGPRIPAESLRRLWTMLAHQQGGLLNAASLARSLAVDGKTVASYIDLLVDLLLVRRLEPWHANVKKRLVKSPKVYVRDCGLTHALLGIRDQEALLGHPIAGDSWEGHVIESILAASPYDTRAYFYRTAAGAELDLILQVPNEQEPWAVEIKRSSAPSLGKGFHNAREDVKPSRSIVVYGGCETYSIGNGIEAMSLKALCSELMTLTESQLV; from the coding sequence ATGATTGAACGCAATCTACGACAACAAATTGACGTCGCGTTGAGCGAGTCACCAGCGGTAGCAATCTTGGGGCCTCGACAGGTGGGCAAGACCACTCTCGCTCGCCGCATTGCGGAGAGCCGAGATTCGATCTACTTGGATCTTGAATCCGAGCGCGACCTCGCCAAGCTTACTGATCCTGAATCATACCTTCGTAATCACTCTGAAAAATTGGTGATCATTGATGAGATTCAGAGATCGCCAGGCTTGTTTCAGTGCCTTCGCGGTTTGATTGATGAATCAAGAGCACGGGGCAGAAAGTCTGGCCTGTACTTACTGCTGGGTTCCGCCTCCATGGAGCTCCTGCGGCAGTCGGGAGAATCTCTCGCTGGCCGTATCAGATACCTTGAACTACCAATCCTTCATGCCGGCGAGGTGCAACCTGAACAGCAAGATTTGCTGTGGGTCAGAGGTGGATTTCCGGACAGTTTGCTTGCTTCTTCCGACGGCGCAAGCCTGCGCTGGAGACAGGACTTTATACGTACATATCTGGAACGAGATATTCCGCAACTCGGGCCGCGCATTCCCGCCGAATCACTGCGACGCCTTTGGACTATGCTCGCACATCAGCAAGGAGGCCTTTTGAATGCGGCTTCTCTCGCACGGTCATTGGCTGTTGATGGCAAGACCGTGGCTTCCTACATCGACCTACTTGTAGATCTTTTGCTCGTTCGCAGACTGGAGCCGTGGCATGCCAACGTGAAGAAAAGGCTCGTGAAATCGCCAAAAGTCTACGTAAGAGATTGTGGCCTCACCCACGCGCTGCTTGGCATACGGGACCAAGAGGCCTTATTGGGTCACCCCATAGCGGGCGATAGTTGGGAAGGGCATGTGATCGAATCTATCTTGGCAGCTTCACCATATGACACCAGAGCGTACTTTTATCGAACTGCTGCTGGCGCAGAACTGGATTTGATACTCCAGGTTCCGAATGAACAGGAGCCTTGGGCTGTGGAGATAAAAAGATCCAGCGCTCCAAGCCTCGGCAAAGGCTTTCACAACGCTCGCGAGGACGTAAAGCCAAGCCGTAGCATTGTGGTGTACGGAGGGTGCGAGACATATTCAATAGGCAATGGCATCGAAGCCATGTCGCTTAAAGCCCTGTGTAGCGAGTTGATGACCCTGACAGAATCTCAGTTGGTTTGA